In Candidatus Defluviilinea proxima, a single genomic region encodes these proteins:
- a CDS encoding DUF4434 domain-containing protein: MLISGTFLDEISHDIPHQNWGLDEWDQDFRVMRNVGIDTVILIRSGHRRWITYPSEVLMTREGCHRPPVDLVDMFLTLAEKYGMSFYFGTYDSGDYWANNEFQKEVDLNRAVVDEVWKKYGNRSAFKGWYLTQEVSRRTKGIIDLYATMGRHCKSISNNLPVLISPWIDGAKSVSSHSAEITKTDGITLAEHEAEWGEVMSGIRGAVDAVAFQDGHVDYHELSDFLAVNKALADKYGLHCWTNSETFDRDMPIKFLPIKWEKLLLKLEAAQRIGVEKAITFEFSHFLSPNSCYPQAHHLFDRYCEYFGLSLPAPSSAQG; this comes from the coding sequence ATGTTGATCTCTGGAACTTTTCTGGACGAAATCTCACACGACATCCCGCATCAAAACTGGGGGCTGGATGAGTGGGATCAAGACTTTCGCGTCATGCGTAACGTTGGGATTGATACGGTTATCCTGATACGTTCCGGCCACCGACGCTGGATCACCTATCCATCTGAAGTATTAATGACCCGTGAAGGCTGTCACCGTCCGCCCGTGGATCTGGTGGACATGTTCCTCACGCTCGCCGAAAAATACGGCATGTCTTTTTATTTCGGCACCTACGACTCAGGGGACTACTGGGCGAACAATGAATTCCAAAAAGAAGTGGATCTCAATCGCGCCGTCGTGGATGAAGTCTGGAAGAAGTATGGAAATCGTTCTGCATTCAAGGGCTGGTATCTTACGCAAGAAGTCAGCCGCCGCACAAAGGGCATCATTGATCTCTACGCCACAATGGGACGTCACTGCAAAAGCATCTCGAATAATCTACCCGTGCTCATCTCCCCGTGGATCGACGGTGCAAAATCTGTGAGTTCTCACAGCGCCGAGATCACAAAGACGGACGGCATCACGCTTGCAGAACATGAAGCCGAATGGGGCGAAGTGATGTCTGGCATCCGCGGCGCAGTAGATGCAGTCGCATTTCAGGATGGACACGTGGATTACCATGAACTCTCTGACTTCCTCGCAGTCAATAAGGCTCTCGCCGACAAGTACGGTCTGCATTGCTGGACGAACAGCGAAACCTTCGACCGCGATATGCCCATCAAATTCCTTCCCATCAAATGGGAAAAACTCCTGCTCAAACTCGAAGCCGCCCAACGCATCGGCGTTGAGAAAGCCATCACCTTTGAGTTCTCGCATTTCTTGAGTCCCAACTCATGCTACCCACAGGCGCATCATCTGTTTGATCGCTATTGTGAATATTTTGGGCTATCGCTCCCTGCGCCGTCCTCGGCGCAGGGCTAA
- a CDS encoding NERD domain-containing protein: MAKIIGTSDAWKSVCLALNRANFKPEKPSDIHVFLEATKKEHALAKANATQEIQNKIDELKKDIEQREKNFDIEIQRGRDEISVNIKSTQILLRSLQGSFIQKIFHYFTIRKHRERIRYLKTKYNKFPRLVQKRIDQLKDALEKTQRNFETIIDQQCQATAYKVNLLENVLKSPELAGGIAELELIESLKSLPDNYYVINDVTLEMPRAIRFDGLWLKSAQIDHVVVTPAHIFVIEVKNWSKKFSQDGDYFDPYQQIKRSSYLCYRLIGERYNLSTKSILAHKGYIPNKPTYSNAKVLSIDEVKGYISWFKNSNVSDQIVEKVANWLAS; encoded by the coding sequence ATGGCAAAAATCATTGGAACCAGCGATGCGTGGAAATCTGTCTGTTTAGCACTCAATCGTGCAAATTTCAAACCAGAAAAGCCTTCGGACATTCATGTCTTTTTAGAAGCAACTAAAAAAGAACATGCACTGGCAAAGGCTAATGCAACTCAAGAGATCCAAAACAAAATCGATGAGCTAAAGAAAGATATAGAACAGCGCGAAAAAAATTTCGATATCGAAATCCAGAGAGGGAGAGATGAAATATCTGTAAACATTAAATCAACTCAAATACTATTACGATCACTTCAAGGTAGCTTTATTCAAAAAATATTCCATTATTTCACAATAAGAAAACACAGAGAAAGAATCCGATATTTAAAAACCAAATACAACAAATTTCCACGCTTGGTTCAAAAAAGAATAGACCAATTAAAAGATGCTTTGGAAAAAACACAAAGGAATTTTGAGACTATTATTGATCAGCAATGCCAAGCAACTGCTTACAAAGTTAACCTGCTGGAAAATGTCCTAAAATCTCCAGAACTTGCAGGAGGGATTGCGGAATTAGAATTGATAGAGAGTCTAAAGTCGTTGCCGGACAATTATTATGTTATTAATGATGTCACGCTAGAAATGCCTAGAGCTATTCGCTTCGATGGTTTGTGGCTGAAATCCGCGCAAATTGACCATGTTGTTGTTACACCTGCGCATATTTTTGTAATTGAGGTTAAGAACTGGAGTAAAAAATTTTCTCAGGATGGCGATTATTTTGATCCATACCAACAAATTAAACGATCTTCATATTTATGCTACAGACTTATTGGAGAAAGATATAATTTAAGCACAAAAAGTATCCTTGCTCACAAAGGTTACATTCCTAACAAACCAACCTATAGTAATGCCAAAGTTTTATCTATTGATGAAGTCAAAGGGTATATTTCATGGTTCAAAAATTCAAATGTTTCCGACCAGATCGTTGAGAAGGTTGCAAATTGGCTTGCCAGTTAG
- a CDS encoding TetR/AcrR family transcriptional regulator — protein MVKIENSKRTILNLAEALLQDKGYNGFSYAHIASELGVKNAAIHYHFPTKEDLGIAVIRRYRDRFKLWTNNSRVKDLPHAEKLDWFLSIYSDWRADQGKVCLVGSFETEFNTIPEGLQSEVQALHKELLVWLQATLTEGRDAGVFHFNGEPANKAALIGSTLQGALQLARALGTKKFRDVLEQIKLDLLG, from the coding sequence ATGGTCAAGATCGAGAACTCCAAGCGGACAATATTGAACCTGGCTGAAGCCTTGTTGCAGGATAAGGGCTATAACGGATTCAGTTATGCTCATATCGCATCTGAGTTAGGGGTGAAGAATGCCGCCATCCATTATCACTTCCCAACCAAGGAAGATCTGGGAATCGCTGTCATTCGCCGCTATCGTGACCGTTTCAAATTGTGGACCAACAATTCACGCGTTAAAGACCTGCCTCATGCGGAGAAATTGGATTGGTTCTTAAGCATTTATAGTGATTGGCGCGCAGACCAGGGCAAGGTTTGTCTGGTTGGTTCATTTGAGACAGAGTTCAATACAATTCCAGAAGGGTTGCAGTCTGAAGTGCAGGCTTTGCACAAGGAATTGCTTGTCTGGCTGCAAGCCACTCTGACAGAAGGCAGGGATGCAGGAGTATTTCATTTCAACGGCGAGCCCGCGAACAAGGCGGCATTGATCGGGTCTACGTTACAGGGTGCATTACAACTGGCGCGCGCTTTGGGGACGAAGAAATTCCGTGACGTGCTGGAACAGATCAAGCTCGATCTGCTCGGCTAA
- a CDS encoding alpha/beta fold hydrolase, with amino-acid sequence MRAQGFDKSILESDSNIVIEETSRLITFTPNLNQHSTGFIFLPGGLVQPEAYAPMSRAIAEQGYSVFIIKLPFGSAPLQSQEMDVMNQALSIIEDETSIQHWVVGGHSRGAAIASRFAYSYGDSFNGLILIGTSHPKEAVFDLSDTNLSTTKIYTSNDGLASVEEVEANAVYLPDNTNWILIEGGNHGQFGYYGTQLGDNPASITREQQQKRTVDAILSVLSSFNEK; translated from the coding sequence ATGCGTGCCCAGGGTTTTGACAAATCAATCCTTGAAAGCGACTCAAATATCGTTATCGAAGAGACAAGCCGCCTCATTACCTTTACCCCAAACCTGAATCAACACTCTACAGGCTTTATCTTCCTCCCAGGCGGACTCGTCCAGCCTGAAGCGTATGCGCCCATGTCGCGGGCGATCGCTGAGCAGGGATATTCTGTCTTCATCATCAAACTTCCATTTGGCTCTGCCCCACTCCAATCACAAGAAATGGACGTGATGAATCAGGCCTTATCCATCATTGAAGATGAAACGTCCATTCAACATTGGGTCGTGGGTGGACATTCGCGCGGTGCGGCCATTGCATCGCGTTTCGCTTATTCATACGGCGACTCATTCAATGGTCTAATATTGATCGGCACTTCACACCCCAAAGAAGCGGTATTTGATCTGTCCGATACAAATTTATCGACAACAAAGATCTACACATCTAATGACGGGTTAGCCAGCGTGGAAGAAGTGGAAGCCAACGCAGTGTATCTGCCAGATAATACAAATTGGATATTGATAGAAGGCGGGAACCACGGTCAATTCGGTTATTACGGAACGCAATTGGGAGACAACCCTGCAAGTATCACTCGTGAACAACAACAGAAACGAACAGTTGATGCTATTCTTTCTGTGTTGAGTAGTTTTAATGAAAAATGA
- a CDS encoding alpha/beta hydrolase, protein MTTLETNTQLQGIVKKAYRAFFSPTKYEVKPKDREVIEWGNSYRVPYGGGELAVTTWGESSRPAVLLMHGWGGARAQMTGFVDPLLFAGYRVVAYDQPAHGESDGKMTNLLEIAPTMDLVREKEGDFDAIIAHSFGALITSYALVKRNFPPPSRLVYFGAFNRLLDSLPRFQVIAGLPDEIIAGLLNMIYENFGHGVLDEIINETLVPQINIPALMFHDVADNVTPIEDSRAIARNWKSVRFIETSGLGHRGALQSQDIHEQVITFLKSR, encoded by the coding sequence ATGACAACGTTAGAGACCAACACGCAACTGCAAGGCATTGTAAAGAAGGCATATCGGGCGTTTTTCAGCCCCACGAAATATGAGGTCAAGCCAAAGGACAGAGAAGTCATCGAATGGGGAAACAGCTATCGGGTCCCGTATGGAGGCGGTGAATTGGCTGTCACAACTTGGGGTGAATCGAGTCGTCCTGCTGTCCTGCTTATGCACGGATGGGGAGGTGCCCGTGCGCAAATGACAGGCTTTGTTGATCCTTTGTTGTTTGCCGGGTATCGTGTGGTTGCGTACGATCAGCCTGCGCATGGCGAATCCGATGGAAAGATGACGAACCTCCTTGAGATCGCACCTACAATGGATTTAGTACGAGAAAAGGAAGGTGACTTCGACGCGATCATCGCGCACTCCTTTGGGGCTTTGATCACATCGTATGCCTTGGTCAAACGAAACTTCCCGCCTCCTTCCCGACTTGTGTACTTTGGCGCTTTCAACCGGCTTTTAGATTCCCTTCCGCGTTTTCAAGTCATCGCTGGTTTGCCCGATGAGATCATCGCAGGCTTACTAAATATGATCTACGAAAACTTTGGGCACGGCGTATTGGACGAGATCATCAATGAAACGTTGGTGCCGCAGATCAACATCCCTGCGTTGATGTTCCATGATGTGGCAGATAACGTCACGCCTATAGAAGATAGCCGCGCTATTGCCCGTAATTGGAAATCTGTGCGATTCATCGAAACAAGCGGACTGGGTCATCGCGGTGCGTTACAGTCACAGGATATTCATGAGCAGGTGATTACGTTTTTGAAGAGCCGATGA
- a CDS encoding polysaccharide deacetylase family protein — MSIITDIYRNMQRRHPSVLFYGDPTRHEIALTFDDGPHPRDTPQVLDVLAKHGIHATFFLVGQYVEQYPQLVKRIHESGHHIGIHCYRHLPFPLENASTLKGQLDRSRNAIANACGISPDTIRDIRPPYGIFTSRTLSYLTEWGYHLVMWSSIPQHWMQPTNWTVRQVLDETVPGAVIVLHDGHGHGRKVTQILEVIIPKLKSMKFQFVTIEQIHSMESASSLANTQEQAPAFQNKGEHK; from the coding sequence GTGAGTATCATTACAGACATCTATCGCAACATGCAAAGGCGCCACCCCAGCGTTTTGTTTTACGGCGACCCAACCCGCCACGAAATCGCGTTGACCTTCGATGATGGCCCTCACCCGCGCGATACACCGCAAGTGTTGGACGTGTTGGCAAAGCATGGAATCCACGCAACGTTCTTTTTGGTGGGGCAATATGTGGAGCAATATCCACAACTCGTCAAACGCATCCATGAGAGTGGACATCATATCGGGATCCATTGTTATCGTCATCTTCCCTTTCCACTTGAAAACGCTTCAACCCTAAAGGGACAGTTGGATCGATCACGAAATGCCATCGCCAACGCTTGCGGCATTTCTCCCGACACAATACGAGATATCCGCCCGCCATATGGGATATTCACATCACGCACACTCTCCTATCTCACAGAATGGGGCTACCATCTTGTGATGTGGAGCAGTATTCCCCAACATTGGATGCAACCCACAAATTGGACCGTCAGACAAGTGCTCGACGAAACTGTCCCTGGTGCGGTCATCGTTTTGCACGATGGGCATGGACACGGGAGGAAGGTCACGCAGATATTGGAAGTCATCATCCCCAAACTCAAGTCCATGAAATTTCAGTTTGTTACAATTGAACAAATACACAGTATGGAATCAGCCAGCTCGCTGGCGAATACACAGGAGCAAGCTCCTGCATTCCAAAATAAAGGTGAACACAAATGA
- a CDS encoding phosphotransferase, protein MNIPTLDKPIAHGHTADVYLWDDTRVLKLFHNWFDLKSVEYEFKIARAVHASGIKAPMVHELIQVEGRSGLLYERAKGKTMLAMFQHRPNRVFQYARTLARLHADMHGRVFDADVPQQHVRLQNKINQADALSSSVKHSLIKALDAMPKGNRVCHGDFHPDNILLTENETTIIDWMDASQGNPLADVARTSIIVLGSIAGKQVPNPFLRVFVRLFHTSYLREYFRLRPEGRHEYRHWLPLVAGARLTEGMPELEKWLVELAENV, encoded by the coding sequence ATGAACATTCCGACACTCGATAAACCCATCGCACATGGACATACTGCTGATGTATATCTATGGGACGATACACGCGTTCTCAAACTCTTCCACAATTGGTTCGATCTTAAGAGCGTCGAATATGAATTCAAGATCGCTCGCGCTGTCCATGCCAGCGGGATCAAAGCTCCCATGGTGCATGAGTTGATCCAAGTGGAAGGTCGAAGTGGCCTGCTGTACGAACGAGCAAAGGGCAAGACCATGTTGGCCATGTTCCAACACAGACCTAACAGGGTATTCCAATATGCCCGCACGCTTGCCAGGCTCCACGCGGACATGCATGGACGTGTTTTCGATGCGGACGTTCCTCAACAACACGTACGTTTGCAAAACAAAATAAACCAAGCTGATGCGCTTTCCTCCTCTGTCAAACATTCTCTCATCAAGGCCCTGGACGCCATGCCCAAAGGAAACCGTGTTTGCCATGGAGATTTTCATCCTGACAATATTCTGCTCACAGAGAATGAAACGACCATCATCGACTGGATGGATGCGTCACAAGGCAACCCGCTCGCTGATGTAGCACGGACAAGCATCATCGTACTTGGCTCGATTGCAGGCAAACAAGTTCCTAATCCATTCTTGAGGGTATTCGTTAGGCTGTTCCATACTTCATACCTGCGCGAATACTTCCGCTTGCGCCCTGAAGGACGACACGAATATCGTCACTGGCTTCCGCTTGTAGCAGGCGCACGATTGACAGAGGGAATGCCAGAATTGGAAAAGTGGTTGGTAGAATTGGCAGAAAATGTTTAA
- a CDS encoding ABC transporter ATP-binding protein: MHGYGWWMAMRQGDEKPKVTRELLLRVLTYARGYWWHIAGMLVTITITTGLSLLTPLIFRNMIDVVLPAKDVQRLIWMGVALLGIPLLEGGINVIQRRLNSTVGEGVIYDLRSTLFARLQHMSLRFFTNTKTGELMSRLNNDVVGAQNAISNTIVNIVTNIIEAVALLSVMLTLEWRLTVVSVLILPLFIIAAQRLGNILRDIAREAMDHNAKMNAHMNETLNIGGALLVKLFGRVNEEEKRFRERAANVRDIGIRRAVVGSTFFVIFGLVSAVGTALVYGLGGYYVISDVFTVGTIVAFSSYLGQLYGTLQGLASAPVDFSTSMVSFERVFEIIDLPQDIVEKENAIVLHDAKGELEFDHVDFNYHIDESKLLKDVKRYGRMEDVGAVLSLSKPTTDNGQQTKAVGKNGQSSKVNRRDEGNGSDSSEVESSSQARDVALEGVSFIARPGQLIALVGPSGAGKTTMTYLIPRLYDPTNGVIRIDGHDLKDLTLESLSQMIGMVTQETYLFHDTIRTNLTYAKMDATQSEIEAAARAANIHNFIMDLSDGYDTIVGERGYRLSGGEKQRIALARVILKDPRILVLDEATSSLDSESEALIQDALKRVMAGRTSIVIAHRLSTILAADLILVMDRGKIVERGTHEELLATGGLYSQLYETQFRGERV, translated from the coding sequence ATGCACGGATACGGCTGGTGGATGGCAATGCGTCAGGGCGACGAAAAGCCTAAAGTAACGAGAGAACTTTTACTGCGCGTTCTCACCTATGCGCGCGGATATTGGTGGCATATCGCGGGCATGCTCGTGACCATCACCATAACAACGGGCTTATCACTTTTAACACCGTTAATTTTCCGCAACATGATCGACGTGGTTCTACCCGCCAAGGACGTGCAACGTCTCATTTGGATGGGGGTGGCCTTGTTGGGAATCCCATTGCTTGAAGGCGGGATCAACGTCATTCAACGCAGACTCAACTCCACGGTGGGTGAAGGCGTCATCTACGATCTGCGTTCGACGCTTTTCGCGCGACTGCAACACATGTCCCTGCGTTTCTTCACCAATACCAAAACTGGTGAGTTGATGTCCCGCCTCAACAATGATGTGGTCGGCGCACAGAACGCCATCAGCAATACCATCGTCAACATCGTCACCAATATCATCGAAGCGGTTGCGTTGCTTTCCGTCATGCTTACACTTGAGTGGCGGCTGACCGTTGTCAGCGTTTTGATCCTTCCACTTTTCATCATCGCCGCACAAAGGCTTGGCAATATCTTGCGCGATATTGCCCGCGAAGCCATGGATCACAACGCCAAGATGAACGCTCACATGAACGAGACTCTTAATATCGGTGGCGCACTTCTTGTCAAACTCTTTGGCCGTGTCAACGAAGAAGAGAAACGTTTCCGTGAGCGCGCCGCCAACGTGCGCGATATCGGCATTCGGCGTGCAGTGGTTGGGTCAACGTTCTTCGTCATCTTTGGTCTCGTCAGTGCGGTGGGCACGGCATTGGTCTATGGCCTCGGCGGCTATTACGTTATCAGTGATGTCTTCACCGTTGGAACTATTGTGGCCTTCAGTTCGTACCTCGGTCAGCTTTACGGCACGTTGCAAGGTCTCGCCAGTGCGCCCGTTGATTTTTCCACATCCATGGTCAGCTTTGAGCGTGTCTTTGAGATCATTGACCTTCCGCAAGACATTGTCGAAAAAGAGAATGCCATCGTTTTGCATGATGCAAAAGGTGAACTCGAATTCGATCACGTGGATTTCAACTATCACATCGACGAATCCAAACTGCTCAAAGATGTCAAGCGGTATGGACGCATGGAAGACGTGGGCGCGGTCTTGTCTTTATCAAAACCGACTACAGACAATGGACAACAGACCAAGGCTGTGGGGAAGAATGGTCAATCGTCCAAGGTCAATCGTCGGGATGAAGGAAACGGTTCTGACTCATCTGAGGTTGAATCTTCATCCCAAGCCAGAGATGTCGCTTTAGAGGGAGTCTCCTTTATCGCCCGTCCCGGACAATTGATTGCATTGGTCGGTCCCTCTGGCGCTGGCAAAACAACGATGACGTATCTCATCCCAAGATTGTATGATCCCACGAACGGAGTCATCCGCATCGATGGGCATGATCTGAAAGATCTCACGCTCGAATCGCTTTCACAGATGATCGGCATGGTGACGCAGGAGACGTACCTCTTCCACGATACCATCCGCACGAACCTAACCTACGCAAAAATGGACGCGACCCAATCTGAGATCGAAGCCGCCGCGCGTGCCGCGAACATCCACAACTTCATCATGGATTTGTCCGATGGTTACGACACGATCGTAGGTGAACGCGGTTATCGTTTGAGTGGTGGCGAAAAACAACGCATCGCGTTGGCAAGAGTGATCCTCAAAGACCCACGCATTCTCGTGCTTGATGAAGCTACGAGTTCACTCGATAGCGAGTCCGAAGCATTGATACAAGATGCATTGAAGCGCGTCATGGCTGGGCGGACGAGTATTGTGATCGCGCATCGCTTATCCACGATTCTTGCGGCTGATTTAATTCTGGTAATGGATCGCGGAAAGATCGTTGAACGTGGAACGCATGAGGAGTTGCTCGCGACAGGCGGATTATATAGTCAGTTATATGAGACGCAATTTAGGGGAGAACGCGTTTAG
- a CDS encoding AGE family epimerase/isomerase, giving the protein MSIFSGLSTLYRDSLFNDVIPFWERHSPDREHGGYFTCLNRDGSVFDTDKFIWLQARQVWTFSMLYNRIEHRPEWLELAKHGADFLRTHGQAPNGNWYFSLTREGNPLVQPYNIFSDCFAAMAFGQYALAAQDNEAASLAQSTYRNILKRQDNPKGIYNKLVPGARPLKNFALPMILCNLTLEMEHLLTCDEVESTMDVCVNTVMNDFLDPETNIVVENIAPNGVRVDSFEGRLINPGHAIEAMWFIMDIARRRNDPALIEKAVDVTLSMLEFGWDKEYDGIFYFLDRLGHPPQQLEWDQKLWWVHMETLIALALGYSLTQRTDCWKWYERVHAYTWEHFPDSEHGEWFGYLNRRGDVLLPLKGGKWKGCFHVPRGLYRCWKIFEGMK; this is encoded by the coding sequence ATGTCCATCTTCTCCGGCCTTTCCACTCTCTATCGCGACTCTCTTTTCAATGACGTGATCCCCTTCTGGGAACGTCACTCTCCTGACCGCGAACACGGCGGATACTTCACCTGCTTAAACCGTGATGGCTCTGTCTTCGACACAGACAAATTCATCTGGCTACAAGCCCGTCAGGTGTGGACGTTCTCGATGTTGTACAACCGCATTGAACATCGGCCCGAATGGCTGGAGCTCGCCAAACACGGCGCGGACTTCCTCCGCACGCATGGACAGGCTCCCAACGGCAATTGGTATTTCTCGCTGACTCGTGAGGGGAATCCGCTTGTACAACCGTACAATATCTTCTCTGATTGTTTCGCCGCGATGGCATTCGGTCAATATGCACTCGCCGCACAAGATAATGAAGCCGCATCACTGGCACAATCTACATATCGGAATATTTTGAAACGACAGGATAACCCCAAGGGCATCTACAACAAGCTTGTACCGGGGGCACGTCCGCTTAAGAATTTTGCCTTGCCGATGATCTTGTGCAATCTCACGCTTGAGATGGAACATCTGTTGACGTGTGATGAAGTTGAATCCACGATGGATGTGTGCGTCAATACGGTAATGAACGACTTCCTCGATCCTGAAACGAACATTGTCGTGGAAAACATCGCGCCAAACGGCGTCAGGGTGGATTCATTCGAAGGACGCTTGATCAACCCCGGTCACGCCATTGAGGCGATGTGGTTCATCATGGATATTGCCCGTCGTCGAAATGATCCTGCTTTGATCGAAAAAGCCGTCGATGTGACATTATCCATGCTTGAGTTTGGCTGGGACAAGGAATACGATGGTATCTTTTACTTTCTCGACCGACTTGGTCATCCGCCTCAGCAATTGGAGTGGGATCAAAAATTGTGGTGGGTACATATGGAGACGTTGATCGCATTGGCTTTAGGGTATTCGCTGACACAGCGCACAGATTGCTGGAAATGGTATGAGCGCGTGCACGCATACACGTGGGAGCATTTCCCCGACTCTGAGCATGGTGAATGGTTTGGATATCTCAATCGGCGCGGCGATGTGTTGCTTCCGCTCAAGGGTGGTAAGTGGAAGGGATGCTTTCATGTGCCGCGTGGTTTATATCGGTGCTGGAAGATATTTGAAGGAATGAAATAA
- a CDS encoding AAC(3) family N-acetyltransferase — protein MNDRFQNDLLALGVRRGGVLLVHSSLRSLGNILGRAETVITGILNVLGDDGTLLMPALSYEHVTPDHPYFDVNQTPSNVGALPEFFRLRKGTLRSVHPTHSVGAAGKFASLIIERHIEDTTPCGPNSPFHLLPKYDGQILMLGCGLEPNTSMHAIEELVEPPYLYKPPMEYHLTLTDGAVIMKTYKPHNFRGYEQRYERIEQIMTQGLRHERVLNAECYLIEAKSLWDFALNALRHDPLCFVSKTE, from the coding sequence TTGAACGACAGATTTCAAAATGACTTGTTGGCGTTAGGTGTGCGGCGGGGCGGCGTATTGCTAGTGCATAGTTCACTCCGTTCATTGGGAAATATCCTCGGCAGAGCAGAGACAGTTATCACCGGCATACTGAATGTATTGGGAGATGATGGCACATTGCTCATGCCTGCGCTTTCTTATGAACACGTCACACCTGATCATCCATACTTCGATGTGAATCAAACGCCATCGAATGTAGGTGCGCTTCCAGAATTCTTTCGATTGCGAAAAGGAACGTTACGGTCAGTTCATCCTACTCACTCGGTCGGTGCGGCTGGGAAATTTGCTTCGCTAATCATCGAACGCCACATCGAAGATACAACGCCCTGCGGGCCCAATTCTCCATTTCATCTGTTGCCAAAATACGATGGACAAATCCTTATGCTCGGTTGCGGGCTCGAACCCAACACATCCATGCACGCCATCGAAGAACTGGTCGAACCGCCTTATCTTTACAAACCGCCAATGGAATATCACCTAACACTCACAGATGGCGCGGTCATTATGAAAACATACAAACCGCACAACTTCCGTGGTTACGAACAACGGTATGAACGTATCGAACAAATCATGACACAAGGCTTGCGCCATGAACGCGTGCTCAACGCAGAGTGTTATCTGATCGAAGCAAAGTCTTTGTGGGATTTTGCATTGAATGCATTACGCCATGATCCCTTGTGTTTTGTGAGTAAAACCGAGTGA